The Sulfurihydrogenibium subterraneum DSM 15120 sequence ATCAACACCTTCTTTTGTAATCAAAGAAACGGCTACAAACGGATAACCTTTTTCTGTAAAGTACTTTTCAAGCTTATCTATCAACGATTTATCACTTAAAGCATCTATCTTATTTGCAACAACTATCTGCGGTTTCTTTAAAAGGTTTGGAGAGTAATTTTCCAGCTCTTTATTTATTATGTTAAAAGCATCTATCGGGTCTCTTTCTCTAAAGTCTGACACGTCTATAAGATGGATTAAAAATTTTGTTCTTTCTATATGCCTTAAAAATTCATGTCCAAGACCGTGTCCTTCGGAAGCTCCTTCTATAAGTCCGGGAATGTCTGCCAATACTAAAAAGTCGTTTACGTCAAGTTGTAAAACACCTAAAACAGGAGTTAGAGTGGTAAATGGATAATCTGCTATTTTTGGTCTTGCTTTTGATAAAACTGATATTAAAGTTGATTTTCCAGCGTTTGGAAAACCTATTATTCCAACGTCTGCAAGTAGTTTTAATTCAAGTTCTATCCATCTTTCTTCTCCTTTTTCTCCTGGTTCTGCAGTTAAAGGAGCTTGATTTGTAGCACTTTTAAAGGCAGCATTTCCTTTACCACCTTTACCTCCTTTCGCAACTATAACAGACTGTCCCTCTTTCACAAGGTCTGCTATTATCTCTCCTGTTTGAGCATCTTTTACAACAGTTCCAACAGGGACTTTTATAATTAAATCTTCTCCATCTTTTCCTTTTTTATTTCCACCTTGACCGTGCTGTCCTCTTTCTGCCTTATAATGTTTTTTATACTTAAAGTCCATAAGGGTTTGGAGATGACTGTCTGCAACTAAAATAACATCTCCACCTTTTCCACCATCTCCTCCTGATGGTCCTCCCATAGGGACAAACTTCTCCCTATGAAAAGCAACACAACCGTTTCCACCATCTCCTGCTTTAACAAATATCTTTGCTTTGTCTATAAACATACTTAACTACACCTATTGTTATTAAACTTAGTATTGAAATGCCGTTTGCTACTATTAAAGGTATATTTTTTAATAGTAAACCGTAAATAAACCATAAAAATATTCCAACTGCCATAAAAATCAACCATATCCAAGAAAAGTCGGAAGCTGATTTAGTTTTGATGACTTTATAAGTTTGTGGAATGTATGCTGATGTTGTTAAAATTGCCGCTATTAAACCGATTATGTCTAAATTCATTTAATTAGAATAAGCAGGGTAAAACCCTGCTTTATTTAGATTTAAACTGCTTTTTTAACTTTTCCAGCTTTTAAACATTTAGAACAGACGTAAATTCTTTTTGTAGAACCATCTTCTAAAACAACTCTAACCCTTCTTAAATTTGGCTTCCAAGTTCTTCTTTCTGTAGTTGCTGAGTGAGCTACAGTATTACCAAACACTGTCTTTTTTCCACACACTTGACAAACAGCCATATTTAATATCCTCCTTAATCAAAATTTTAAAAAAGATATTATACCATTAAATTTAATCTAAATCCATCTTACCCGGATTTATAAGGTTCTTAGGATCCCAAACTCTTTTTATCTTTCTCATTATCTCCATCTCTTGTGGTGAAAACTGTTTTCTCATAAACTCTGCTTTTGTTATTCCTACGCCGTGTTCTCCTGTTATAGAGCCTCTGTAAGATAAGGCAAGTTCAAAAACTTCTTCAACAGCTTTTTCTGCTCTTGCTAATTCATCAGGGTCTAAACCGTTTATCATAAAGTTTGCGTGGACGTTTCCATCTCCTATATGTCCAAAGTTGACCATTTTTAGATTGTACTTTTTACCTATTTCTCTAAGTTTTGGTAGAGCTTCTGGAAGATAGCTTCTTGGGAATACTATGTCCTCGTTTATCTTTGTTCTACCTAATTTCGCAACCGCAGGAGATAAAGACCTTCTTGCTTCCCAAAGTTTTTCAGCTTCTCTGTCAGTTTTAGCTATCTCAACTTTTGCACCGTTTTGCTCACAGATTTTAGCTACTTCTGTTATCTCATCTTCCAATGCTTTTGGATGACCATCAACTTCTATAAGTAGAATAACTTCTGCATCTCTTGGAAGTCCAAAGTGTCCAAAGTCTTCAACAGCATTTATTGCAAGTTTATCCATAAACTCTAACGCAGATGGGGATATTCCTGCTTTAAATATATCTTTAACTGTTTTACCAACAGACTCTAAATCCATATAAACGGCTTTTACAGTTTTTTTAGCTTTTGGTTTTGGAATGAGTTTAACAGTTATTCCAGTAAATATTCCTAAACTTCCCTCACTTCCTATTAAAAGTCTTGTAAGGTCGTATCCGGCTACGTCTTTTAAAGTTATTCTTCCAGTGTGTATTATATCTCCTGTGTATATAACAGTATCCAGCTCCATTATGTACTCTCTTGTAACGCCGTATTTAACACATCTTGGGCCACCTGCATTTTCTGCAACATTTCCACCTAAAGTACAAAACTTATAACTTGCAGGGTCTGGTGGATAAAACAGTCCTCTTTTTTCTACAGCTTGTTGGAGTTTGTAGGTTATTACTCCAGGTTGGACTTTAGCAACCGCATTGTCTTCGTCAATCCAGAGAATCTTATCCATTTTTTCAAAAGATATTAAAACACCACCTTTAACAGGAATAGAACCGCCTGTATATCCAGAACCAGCTCCCCTTGGAGTTATAGGAATATCGTTTTCATAACATATTTTCACAACCTTTTGAACGTCTTCTTCACTTTCTGGAATAACAACCACGTCTGGAGGAACGCTAAGTCTTGTTGCATCGTAAGAGTAGAGCATTCTATCCATCTCATCATCTAACACTTTATGCTCACCTATTGCTTGTTTTAAATATCTTTTAACGTTTTCTGGAACGGGTATTTTTTCTACGGGTTTTATCTTAAACATCTCTTTACCTCTTACAAAAATTATTAAGATATATTAAAACTCCAATTTTTAAAAATTACAATAAAAAAAATCATCTTTGCAGTTTTAATTTTAACTAGTTTTTTAAAAATTTCTTAACTTTTTTTTAATTCATTATTAAAACTCTTTCTATAGAATTGAAATAACATTTCCTTCAAAGGAGGAGGTAAAGAATGAAGAAAGCTTTTCTTTTCAGTGCAATTTTAGGAGCTAGTATGATCTATGCCTGTGGTGGTAATGACTCCGTACAGCTTACCTTACAGCCTACAGCTATTGATTTTGCACCCCTTGGCATACCAAACACAGATCAAGAACATGTAAGCTACAAGGTGACAGACAAGCTTATAGTCACATACAGCGATGGTAGCAAGAAAGAGTATCCTCTCAGCTACGAGGTTCTTCTCCAGTCTGGAGACCCGATGGGAAACTATAAGTGGGGACAGCTGCTGGATGTAAACGGACAACCTATGTCCAACATAGCATACTCAAAGGGTGAAATATCTTGGAATCCTGACGCCAACAGCCTAATAAAGACTTCTGACGGCAAGTACTTTATAATCACCCACTTTGAAGAGCCTCCAGGCATGCTATACGCTTCAGAATTAGACCCTAATACCCTCAAGGCAAAAAGTATCACACCTATAGACTTTAGCTCGGTGGGAGGCACCATAATCAACTGTGCAGGCTCACAAACTCCTTGGAACACTCACTTAGGAGGTGAAGAAGACTACGACTTAAACAGTATATATTCGGTCAGCGCAGGGGGTAAAAACCCAGCTGATGTTCAGTGTGAAAAAGATAGCAACGGCTACTTTACAGGAAATGATAGCAACGGTAAGTCTAAAGACTTCTGTGGTTATGTAGGCGGGGTACAAAGATATCTCAAAGACCTTAACATAGACCCAAACAATGGCTATCTGGGAGATAGGTTTAACCTTTACAACTACGGCTACATAGTGGAAGTGGGTTATATAAACGGAAAATGGGAGGTGGCAAAACACTACATTACGGGCAAATACACGCCTGAGATGGCAGTAGTGATGCCAGACAGAAAAACACTGTATATGACTGACGATGGGAACTACAAGGGACTCTACAAGCTGGTCTTAAACCAACCACAAAACAGTTTTAACAAAAACTGGTGCGGAACGCTTTATACAGCAAAAGTAAAACAACTCTCAGACCAAAACGGTGGCACCTTTGATGTAAGCTGGACACAGCTTGGCACAGCCTGCGACAGTGAAGTTAAAGCCATTATAGACAAAAAACCCCTTCTTACTGACATATTTGACGTAGAAAACCCTAAAGCATGCCCTACCGACCAAGGCTATAAACTTATAACAGAAGATGGGATAGATGAATGCTTAAGGCTAAAGATAGGTCAATACAGGTCTTCTAAGTTCGCTTCTGATGATGAAGTGAAAAAGGCATCTGCTTTTTTAGAGACCAGAAAGTATGCAGCATACCTTGGTGCTAGCATAGAATTTAGAAAGGGTGAAGGACTTGCCTACGACCCAGATAATAACGCATTCTACTATGCCATCTCTGAAATAGGCGGTTCTATGGCTGACGGTAAAGGAGATATAAATCTGCCTAAGAACAAGTGCGGTGCTGTCTACAGACTGGTGTTAGACCAAAACTATAACGCCTACAGGATGGAAGGCATTGTAATAGGTAAAGAAATCAAAAAAGATCCTAACGACCCTGACTACCAAAAATACGGACAAAAATGGGCGTGCCACCCTGACTACATATCCAATCCAGACAATCTCAAATACATAGGCTACAACACCCTCCTAATAGGAGAGGACACATCTTTACACATAAACAACTTTGTGTGGGCTTACAATGTAAAAACAGGCAAGCTTACCAGAATAGCTTGGGCACCTACAGGAGCTGAAGTTACCGGTGTATTTGCACACGGACAGGTAGGAAATAACTACATTATAACCCTAAACATCCAACATCCATTTGTAGACACTTTCAGAAATGCAGATGGCAACCCGGTAAACTCAACCTACAACGACCAAAACAAGGACAAAAAGAAAGGCATACTTGGTATCATCAAAGGCATACCAGCAGGGCTTTTAAAACTAACTCATTAGGAGGCAATTTAAAATGAAAAAGTACTTTCTTCTTTCTCTAGCTTTTATAACTTCGTGTGGTGGGGGAGGTGGTCTCCCCTCTTTTATGGAGTCTTCCACAAACAAGGAGAACTTTATAAAAGAGTTAGAACAAAAGAATAACATTAGCTACACAAATGTGGAGAACTTTGGTGCTTACATACCACCCCAGTGCTACACTAAAACCCTTGACGCTGATGGAACACTTCACAACCCCTGCTACACCTGCCACATACAGGGAACTCCTCCCAACTTTTGGAACGATACAGACCTCCAAGAATCTTATGATTTTCCAGAAAAGATGCTAAAAAATCCATACATTAATCTCTTCATAGACAAAACAGCATTTGTAAATTCTATCTTTGATCAGGAGATAATAAACTATGTAAGAACCTCTAACTATCTGGACAAAGATGGTGAGATAATCCTCAAGAAAATTATGCCCAAAGACTGGAAGGGTTATGTGCCAGACTGCTACTTTAACTTTGATCAAGATGGGTTTGATAAAAATCCAAAGACTGGAGAATACACAGGCTGGGTAGCTTACAGGTACTATCCCTTTCCGGGCACCTTCTGGCCTACTAACAGCTCTACTGATGATGTACTCATAAAACTTCCGCAGGTTTTCAGACAGGATAAGCAAGGTAATTTTTCAAAAGAAATCTACAAACTAAATATTTCCATACTGGAAGCCTACATAAAACAAAAAGATGTAAAGCTGGACTACACCGTAGATGAAAAGAAGGTAGGGCAAGACCTAAACGACGATGGAATACTCTCTACTACAGACACTATAAAGTTTAGAACAGGTCTTACCTTCGTAGGAAAAGCAGGGGAGCTTCAGACACAGGCTAAACTGCAGATAGAACCAGGTCTTTTTCCCGCTGGAACAGAATTTCTTCATACCGTTAGATACATAGACTTTGACGAGAATGGTAACATAAGACCATCCGCAAGGATAAAGGAAGTAAGGTATGCATACAAAGAAGAGTTTTATACTTCAAGTGAGATAAAGTACATGATGGACCAGAAGCTAAAAGAGAGACATCCAAGCCTTAGCGTTGATCCATCACCTCAGTTAGAAGGCTTTCCAGGAGATTATGAAAAAGGTCTTAAAAATCTCTTTGGCTGGAGATATTCAGGATACATAGAGGACAAAGAAGGAAATCTAAGACCTCAAACTACACAGGAGCTTATCTCAT is a genomic window containing:
- the obgE gene encoding GTPase ObgE, with protein sequence MFIDKAKIFVKAGDGGNGCVAFHREKFVPMGGPSGGDGGKGGDVILVADSHLQTLMDFKYKKHYKAERGQHGQGGNKKGKDGEDLIIKVPVGTVVKDAQTGEIIADLVKEGQSVIVAKGGKGGKGNAAFKSATNQAPLTAEPGEKGEERWIELELKLLADVGIIGFPNAGKSTLISVLSKARPKIADYPFTTLTPVLGVLQLDVNDFLVLADIPGLIEGASEGHGLGHEFLRHIERTKFLIHLIDVSDFRERDPIDAFNIINKELENYSPNLLKKPQIVVANKIDALSDKSLIDKLEKYFTEKGYPFVAVSLITKEGVDKLINILREKKKEWISKLENKDESVVLGNT
- a CDS encoding SemiSWEET family sugar transporter yields the protein MNLDIIGLIAAILTTSAYIPQTYKVIKTKSASDFSWIWLIFMAVGIFLWFIYGLLLKNIPLIVANGISILSLITIGVVKYVYRQSKDIC
- the rpmB gene encoding 50S ribosomal protein L28 translates to MAVCQVCGKKTVFGNTVAHSATTERRTWKPNLRRVRVVLEDGSTKRIYVCSKCLKAGKVKKAV
- a CDS encoding FAD-binding oxidoreductase, with translation MFKIKPVEKIPVPENVKRYLKQAIGEHKVLDDEMDRMLYSYDATRLSVPPDVVVIPESEEDVQKVVKICYENDIPITPRGAGSGYTGGSIPVKGGVLISFEKMDKILWIDEDNAVAKVQPGVITYKLQQAVEKRGLFYPPDPASYKFCTLGGNVAENAGGPRCVKYGVTREYIMELDTVIYTGDIIHTGRITLKDVAGYDLTRLLIGSEGSLGIFTGITVKLIPKPKAKKTVKAVYMDLESVGKTVKDIFKAGISPSALEFMDKLAINAVEDFGHFGLPRDAEVILLIEVDGHPKALEDEITEVAKICEQNGAKVEIAKTDREAEKLWEARRSLSPAVAKLGRTKINEDIVFPRSYLPEALPKLREIGKKYNLKMVNFGHIGDGNVHANFMINGLDPDELARAEKAVEEVFELALSYRGSITGEHGVGITKAEFMRKQFSPQEMEIMRKIKRVWDPKNLINPGKMDLD
- a CDS encoding alkaline phosphatase PhoX, with product MKKAFLFSAILGASMIYACGGNDSVQLTLQPTAIDFAPLGIPNTDQEHVSYKVTDKLIVTYSDGSKKEYPLSYEVLLQSGDPMGNYKWGQLLDVNGQPMSNIAYSKGEISWNPDANSLIKTSDGKYFIITHFEEPPGMLYASELDPNTLKAKSITPIDFSSVGGTIINCAGSQTPWNTHLGGEEDYDLNSIYSVSAGGKNPADVQCEKDSNGYFTGNDSNGKSKDFCGYVGGVQRYLKDLNIDPNNGYLGDRFNLYNYGYIVEVGYINGKWEVAKHYITGKYTPEMAVVMPDRKTLYMTDDGNYKGLYKLVLNQPQNSFNKNWCGTLYTAKVKQLSDQNGGTFDVSWTQLGTACDSEVKAIIDKKPLLTDIFDVENPKACPTDQGYKLITEDGIDECLRLKIGQYRSSKFASDDEVKKASAFLETRKYAAYLGASIEFRKGEGLAYDPDNNAFYYAISEIGGSMADGKGDINLPKNKCGAVYRLVLDQNYNAYRMEGIVIGKEIKKDPNDPDYQKYGQKWACHPDYISNPDNLKYIGYNTLLIGEDTSLHINNFVWAYNVKTGKLTRIAWAPTGAEVTGVFAHGQVGNNYIITLNIQHPFVDTFRNADGNPVNSTYNDQNKDKKKGILGIIKGIPAGLLKLTH